Proteins from one Rosa chinensis cultivar Old Blush chromosome 7, RchiOBHm-V2, whole genome shotgun sequence genomic window:
- the LOC112176388 gene encoding probable calcium-binding protein CML46, with protein MDKAIASSSMALVGVVLFFLRIIKWLIVQFLLHLSSLRYALQFFVINCGVNNVNRDDQTKITTEKACTYKVGVEENTKDLGDKKLCLGELASVMENLGSLCGDNGSKEMADLLEEEPSLEEVKEAFHLFDENTDGFIDAGEIKKVLHVLGFVQASESECKRMIKTFDHNGDGRIDFEEFVKLMEDSFC; from the coding sequence TTTCTTAAGGATTATTAAGTGGCTCATTGTGCAATTCTTGCTACACTTGTCAAGTTTAAGGTATGCACTTCAATTCTTTGTAATTAATTGTGGTGTGAACAATGTTAACCGCGATGATCAGACCAAGATCACAACAGAGAAAGCTTGCACTTACAAAGTAGGTGTTGAAGAGAACACGAAAGACCTGGGTGACAAGAAACTGTGTTTAGGAGAATTAGCATCGGTTATGGAGAACCTGGGAAGTTTATGTGGTGATAATGGGTCTAAGGAGATGGCTGACTTGCTTGAGGAGGAACCCAGCTTGGAGGAAGTAAAAGAAGCCTTCCATTTGTTTGATGAAAATACCGATGGGTTCATCGATGCAGGGGAGATCAAGAAGGTTCTCCATGTATTAGGTTTCGTCCAAGCTTCGGAGTCAGAATGCAAAAGAATGATCAAGACCTTCGATCACAATGGAGATGGACGTATAGACTTTGAGGAATTTGTTAAGCTTATGGAGGATAGCTTCTGCTGA